CTGGCAGGGGCCGGCGATGCACTCGCCATCGGAGGGTTTGAACAGGGCCCCGTGGGTCGAGCATTGGATAAACAGGTTGTCGGAATCCATGAACCGCCCGGGCATCCAGTTCAGCTCGATGCCCAGGTGCGGGCAGATGTTGAGGTAGGCCCGGGGTGTGCCGTTATCCAGGAACACAAACCCGTTGAGGGGCATGCCTGCGGGCTCGCGGGCCTTCTCCCGTAGACGGAATTCGGCAAACTTGCCGGGTGTCAGCTCGGAAGCCGGGCATACCGGTTGCCACGGGCGCTGGTTACTGGTCATTTTGGCAGGATGGTGTAACGCATGCGGGTTCCGTGGTTCAGGGACATGACAATCTCGTCCGCCTCCAGCCGGTGCGGAAAATAGCAGCCGGAAATCTTGGCGCTGGCAATGCTCGCGCCTTCCATCCTGGATTTTGAAAAATCGATCCCGCGCAAATCCGTGCCGCGAAAGTAGGCGTGGCGAAAGTCCAGACCCCTGGCATCCATCCCCCGCAGGTCCAGGCCCCGGAAATCGCCGTGGGCGAAGCTCGGCAGCTCGGTGAGCTTTGCCTTTTCGACATTGAAGGCCTGCATATCCTCACTGCGAAGAAGATCGTACAGGGGGTGGCGGATCTCATGTACTTCGTGTTCGCGCTGGTCGTCCATCTCGTGCCTCGTTCTGGCCAGTGGGAGCCTGGTTTTTATTTTCCGGTTTTATCGAACGGAATGCCAAGGTGCTGCCGGATGCGGTCAGCCACCGCCTCTGCAACATGTTCCTGATCCGTGTGCAAATGGATGGTATGGCTTTTTTCTTCGGCCGTCAGCGGTTCGAACCAGTCCTGTTGTGCGTCCAGGAGCTCTTCGGTGGCTTCTGAAGCATCGCCCTTCCGGTTGCGGATCCATTCCCGGCGCAAGGCTTCCGGCGCCTCGCAATGGATCAGCGCAAAAGGCACGCCCCGGGATTCCGCCACCGCTGCCAGCAGTGACCGTTCCTGTTGTTTCAGGCTGGCCGCATCCACGATAACCGGCAGGCCTGCCGTCAGCACCTGTCCGGCCAGTTCTGCCAACCGTTGGTAGGTTTTCGCTGTCGCCTCTTCGGTGTAAAGGTTGCCGCCGGTTGGCGAGCGTGAACTCTCAAGCGGCGCGAGCCCGTGCAGGCGCTTGCGCTCGACATCCGAACGCAGGCGGATCAGGCCCAGCTCACCGGCCATGGCGGCGCTGACACAGGTTTTACCGCTGGCGGACAATCCAGAGGTTGCCAGCAGGTAGTGGTTGGGAATGGTGCTGTAATCTTCAGCCAGTTGGGCGTAATCACGGTAGCGCTGCATCAGGTCGGATTTTTCGCCCTCGGTGAGGGACGGATTTCCCATGGTAAACAGTGCAATCTTGGCCCGGACCATGGCGCGATAGGCCTTGTACAGTGGCAGCAGAGGCAGGGCCTCAACGTCGCCCCGGTATTCCAGGTAGGTGTTGAGCACCAGGTTGGCCAGTGCGTTTTCCCGCCGGGATTCCAGGTCCATCAGCAGGAACGCGAGGTCGTTGATGACATCAATCCAGCGGAAGGGTTCGTTGAATTCGATGCAGTCGAAAACAGTAACGTCGCCTTCAAAGCGGGTGATGTTGGCCAGGTGAAGGTCGCCATGACACTCACGCACCAGGCCGCCGGCTTTGCGGCTGGCAATCAGGTTGCGATGGCGCTCGAAGGTGGACTCGGTCCAGGCCTTGAGGTTGTCCAGTTGCACCAGCAGGTCCGGCTCGTCAATCAGCGGGCGGATCTGATCAAAGTTTTCCTGCATGGCGGCAAGAACGGCCTCGGGCGTTCCCAGCGGCTTGTCATCCGGTACCGGCGGCAACTGCTCGTGGAAGGCGGCAACCTGTTGTGCCAGGTCGGTCAGCAGCTCTGGCGCCAGCTCACCCTGCTCTTGCAGGCGATCAAACAGCTGGCCCTGGTCGAACTGGCGCATTTTGATGGCGTATTCGAAGGCTTCGCCGTCACCGCCGAGCGCCGGGCTTTCCGGTGTGCCGGTGATCGGCAGCACCTCAAGGTACAGTTTTTCCGCCAGCCTGCGGTTGAGCCGCAGCTCTTCCTCACAGAAGTGTTTCCGACGCGCCAGGGTCGAAAAATCCAGAAAGCCGAAATCCATGGGTTTCTTGATCTTGTAGGCGTAATCACCGGTCAGGATAACCTGGGAGATGTGAGTCTCGATGATCTGGAAATCTTTGACCGGGTGGTCGTACAGCTCCGGATTCTGCATGGCCAGAATCAGATTGCCTGGGGATGTCTCACTCACCGTACTCTCCTCGCGTTCCCTGAACCCATTGATTTTTCTTGCTCTATCATAACGGCCAGATTACAGAAATAACACACAGTTGGCCTGCCTTCCTGGGCGATCCCTTCGTTATAATCGGCCCATGAAAAAATCGAACTCATCTTCCCCGTCCAGGCGAAAGCCCTCCCGCAAGTCATCGAATAACGGTCGCAGGCCGTGGTTCTGGCGTTTCATGTTCCGGCTCCTTGCCATTGGCCTGGTGCTGCTGGCGGGCTGGACGGTCTACCTGGATGCGGTGATCACCGCGCGTTTCGAGGGGCGCCGGTTTGAAGTGCCCTCACGGGTCTACGCCCGCCCGCTGGAACTGTTCGACGGGGCCAGTGTCAGCGTTGGAGCCCTTGAGCGGGAGCTGGAACTATCCGGTTTTGAGCGAGGCGCGGCCGGGGCGCCAGGCAGTTACCAGCGCGATGGCGGGCATTTCACGATCCGCACCCGCGGCTTTTCCTTTCCCGACGGTGATGAGCCTGTCCGCAAGATCGCGTTGACGATTTCGGGCGACCGGGTCCAGGACTTCCGGGTCATTCAGGGCGAGGACGCGCCAATCGTTCGCCTGGCCCCCGCCCGGATTGGCGGGATCTATCCGGCGCACAAGGAAGACCGGGTTCTGGTGGAGCTGGCTGAGGTCCCGGCCCTGCTGCCGGCGACCCTGTTGGCTGTGGAAGACCGCAATTTCTATGATCATTTCGGGCTTGCGCCGCTGTCCATTGGTCGGGCCATGCTGGCCAATATCCGGGCCGGGCGTATTGTTCAGGGGGGCAGTACCCTGACTCAGCAACTGGTCAAGAACCTCTTTCTGACCCGCGACCAGACGCTGCTGCGCAAGGCTAACGAGGCCCTGATGTCGGTCTTGCTGGAACTGCATTATGAAAAAGATGACATCCTGCAAACCTACCTGAACGAGGTCTATCTGGGGCAGGCCGGAACGCGCAGCATTCACGGCTTTGGCCTGGCCAGCCAGTTCTACTTTGGCCAGTCCCTCAAGGACCTGGAGGTTCAACAGATCGCCCTGCTGGTGGGCATGGTCAAGGGGGCGAGCTTTTACAACCCACGGCGTAACCCCGACCGGGCACTGGAACGCCGGAACCTGGTGATTTCGGAAATGGAGCAGGCGGGCCTGATCGAGCCGGAACGTGCTGCCCGGGCCAGGGGACTCCCGCTCGGCGTTACCGATCGCCCTTCCTATTCCGAGAACCTCTATCCCGCCTATATCGACCTGGTGCGCCGGCACCTTGCCCGTGACTACAAGGAAGAGGACCTTCGCACGGAAGGCCTGCGAATATTTACCACCCTGGACCCGGCCATCCAATACGCCGCTGAATTCGCGGTATCCGATACGCTGCCACGCCTTGGTGGCGAGGCGCTGGCCAAGTCACTGGAGGCTGCCCTGGTGGTGACATCCAAGGATTCCGGCGAAGTCCTGGCCCTGGTCGGTGGCAAGGACCCGCGGTTTTCCGGGTTCAACCGGGCGCTGGATGCGAATCGCCAGATCGGCTCGCTGGTCAAACCGTTCATCTATCTGTCGGCACTACAGCAGCCCGAGCGTTACACCCTGATGACGCCGGTGCTCGATAAATCCTTCATCCTGGAGTTTGATGACGGCCGGCGCTGGCAGCCAAAAAATTACAGTGGCAAAGAGCGTGGCGAGGTGCCGTTGCACGAGGCGCTCTCCCATTCCTACAACCTGCCGACGGTGCGGGTTGGCCTGGATATCGGTGTGGATGTGGTCAGCGACACGCTGACGGCGTTCGGAGTCGATACACCGATTTCCCGATATCCCTCCATGCTGCTGGGGTCGATTTCCCTGAGCCCGATTACCGTTGCCCAGATCTATCAGGGGCTGGCAACGTCCGGCTTCAACACCCCGTTGAGAACGATCCGGCAGGTTACTGACGCCAGTGGCGAGGCGCTTTCCCGATACAACCTCGAGGTTGAGCAGGTCGCCGATCCGGCGGCCGTGCATCTGGTACAGTACGCCATGCAGGAGACCATGCGAGAGGGCACCGGGCGTTCCGCCTACAACACCTTGCCGCGGCAATTGGCCCTGGCTGGCAAAACGGGCACCACGGACAACGGCCGGGATTCCTGGTTCGCCGGGTTCAGTGGCGATTTGCTAGCCGTAGCCTGGGTAGGCCGGGATGATAACGGTGGCACACCGCTGACCGGCGCCAGCGGGGCGTTGCCCGTCTGGACGCGCTTTATGGCACAGATACCGCAGCACAGTTTCTCGCCGGTGGTGCCGGACGGAGTCAATTACCACTGGGTAAATTCCGAGCGCCAGGCGCTGACCGACAAATACTGCGAGAATGCCCGTTTGTTGCCATTTATCGCCGGCAGCGAACCGACCCAGACAGTTTCATGCTCCGGAGCCCTTGAGCGGCGAATCCGGGGCTGGTTTGAAGGATTATTTCAATGAAAGTCAGAACCACGTTGAAAACAGGCTGCATGCTTGCCGCGCTGGCTCTCGCCGGCTGCGCCTCTGGCCCGAGCGGCGGAATCTACGTGCCGATAGGCGCCGAACCTGCCAGGGCCCCGGAGCCGCCGAGAACCGGTACTGCGGAGGAAGAGCCGCCGGTCTGGCGCAAAAGCGAGCAGCCCGAAGTGGCGCCAGTACCGCAGGAGGCGCCCCGGACCCGCTCCCCGAGCTACAGTGAGTCGGGCGAGGGCCTCTCGCCGGCGGCTCTCAGCCTGGTGCACGACGCGGACCGATTGCTGGGGCAGGGTGATACTGCCGGGGCGATTGCCCAGCTCGAACGGGCACAGCGGATTTCGCCACGCTCAGCGGAGGTCTACTTCAAGCTTTCGGAAGCCTATGTGGCCAATGATCAGTTGGGGGCTGCCGAACAGTTTACCCTCAAGGGACTGTCCCTGGCCGGGAACAACACCCGGCTGCAGCGGGCGGGCTGGTTGCTGCTGGCGGATATCCGGCGGGCAAGAGGCAATGTGGCGGGCGCGGACCAGGCGGAAGCCCGGGCTGCGGCTTTGTAAGTGAAGCCCCTGCGCAGGCAGGGGCTCTGGTCACTGTTCCCTGAGAATCACGGAAGCAGCGGAATCGGTTCTGCCTGCACTTCGGTGTCAGCAACCACTGTTACGTTCTGAGTACCCTGGAAGTCCAGCGCATCGTCGATTTCGTTGTCATCGAGCTGGCAGCTGTAGCTGATGGTGTAGTCGCCGGCCGGCAGGAAGGCTGCGGTGTAGGTGTACAGGCCAGACAAATCCTCGTTGGAAACCGGAACTGCCATGAGCGGTTGTACGTCTTCGCTGTTGACATTGATATCTGTGGGTTCAATGTCAGGCCCTTCGAAAACGTAGACCGACCCTGCATAGTTATCGGCGCAATCATTAGCCGCCTGATCGTCGTCCAGGCGAGTCTGCTGGATTAACGGGTAGTCAACTTCTCCGTTAATAGACCCCACCTGAAGGTTGCTGACCAACCGGAGCGACGGTTTCAGCAGGTAGTCTGCGAGTGACTTACCTTGCGGATCGACAAGGGATTTCCGGACATCAAAATCGATGGTGAAGTCTGTCGTGGTGTCCGCGGCTACGAGAAAATTGCCCTTGAGTTTTAATACACTGGAGGGGACCGCCAACGTTTTGAGGTCGTCAGGCGCGTCTTCAGTTATTACATAAGAGTCCGACAGAGAATCGTCGTCCGTGTCGGAATCCTCAACATTGATGTTCAGTCTCAGTTCCGAGTACTGGCCCGCGGGCACTTCTTCGTCAGTAATCAGGGGAGCGCTAAGGCCGTCCTGGTATTCCAGAAGGTTCAATGATTTTGGTTCATCAAAGGTGAACTCTACCCAATCGCCATCGGCCGGTTTCAGAGACATCCCGGTAAAAGAGATGGTTACGTTGGAGAGATTCGTCGTCGGCGCGTCGGTTACACCGAACGAAACCGTGCCCGTGGAACTGGTGGACTGGCCGCCATCCCCGCCACCACAGGCCGCAATGCCTGCAGCCAGGGCTGAAACCGTGAAAAGCTGGATCGAACGTTTCATATAGACCTCCATGGCTTATTTTTCAGGAATCGTAGCGAAGCAATATCGCTACCTGACCCGGGTAAAACGACCGCAGAGAAGGCAGAGTTCCGGTTTTTTTGTTAACGTTTCCTCATCTTCCCGTCGCTTTGGGCCGGTGATTCCGGGACAGCAGCAAATGCATCGGGCCGGCAGTCTGTTATAAACTGCGCTGTTTGAATCAACCTACGCAGGTAAACAACGGCTTTGGCAATATTTCCTTTCAAGCCTTCTAAGGCCCGGCGCTTTGAAATACTGGTGCAGCCCCATCTGGAGGCCATGTACCGGTTTGCGTTCCGTTTGGCGGGGCAGCAGCAGGACGCCGAAGATCTGGTTCAGGATGTGGTAGCCAAGCTTTACCCGCGGCTGGATGAGCTGGAGTCTGTGGAGCAGTTGCGGCCGTGGCTCAATCGGGTGTTGTATCGTCAGTTTATTGATCAGGTCCGGCGCAGGAACCGCCAGGGTGATCGCTCGCTGACGGAATTGATTG
This sequence is a window from Marinobacter subterrani. Protein-coding genes within it:
- the mrcB gene encoding penicillin-binding protein 1B encodes the protein MFRLLAIGLVLLAGWTVYLDAVITARFEGRRFEVPSRVYARPLELFDGASVSVGALERELELSGFERGAAGAPGSYQRDGGHFTIRTRGFSFPDGDEPVRKIALTISGDRVQDFRVIQGEDAPIVRLAPARIGGIYPAHKEDRVLVELAEVPALLPATLLAVEDRNFYDHFGLAPLSIGRAMLANIRAGRIVQGGSTLTQQLVKNLFLTRDQTLLRKANEALMSVLLELHYEKDDILQTYLNEVYLGQAGTRSIHGFGLASQFYFGQSLKDLEVQQIALLVGMVKGASFYNPRRNPDRALERRNLVISEMEQAGLIEPERAARARGLPLGVTDRPSYSENLYPAYIDLVRRHLARDYKEEDLRTEGLRIFTTLDPAIQYAAEFAVSDTLPRLGGEALAKSLEAALVVTSKDSGEVLALVGGKDPRFSGFNRALDANRQIGSLVKPFIYLSALQQPERYTLMTPVLDKSFILEFDDGRRWQPKNYSGKERGEVPLHEALSHSYNLPTVRVGLDIGVDVVSDTLTAFGVDTPISRYPSMLLGSISLSPITVAQIYQGLATSGFNTPLRTIRQVTDASGEALSRYNLEVEQVADPAAVHLVQYAMQETMREGTGRSAYNTLPRQLALAGKTGTTDNGRDSWFAGFSGDLLAVAWVGRDDNGGTPLTGASGALPVWTRFMAQIPQHSFSPVVPDGVNYHWVNSERQALTDKYCENARLLPFIAGSEPTQTVSCSGALERRIRGWFEGLFQ
- a CDS encoding Rieske (2Fe-2S) protein; translation: MTSNQRPWQPVCPASELTPGKFAEFRLREKAREPAGMPLNGFVFLDNGTPRAYLNICPHLGIELNWMPGRFMDSDNLFIQCSTHGALFKPSDGECIAGPCQGDALTQLDLRERDGQIEIRLPE
- a CDS encoding bifunctional aminoglycoside phosphotransferase/ATP-binding protein is translated as MQNPELYDHPVKDFQIIETHISQVILTGDYAYKIKKPMDFGFLDFSTLARRKHFCEEELRLNRRLAEKLYLEVLPITGTPESPALGGDGEAFEYAIKMRQFDQGQLFDRLQEQGELAPELLTDLAQQVAAFHEQLPPVPDDKPLGTPEAVLAAMQENFDQIRPLIDEPDLLVQLDNLKAWTESTFERHRNLIASRKAGGLVRECHGDLHLANITRFEGDVTVFDCIEFNEPFRWIDVINDLAFLLMDLESRRENALANLVLNTYLEYRGDVEALPLLPLYKAYRAMVRAKIALFTMGNPSLTEGEKSDLMQRYRDYAQLAEDYSTIPNHYLLATSGLSASGKTCVSAAMAGELGLIRLRSDVERKRLHGLAPLESSRSPTGGNLYTEEATAKTYQRLAELAGQVLTAGLPVIVDAASLKQQERSLLAAVAESRGVPFALIHCEAPEALRREWIRNRKGDASEATEELLDAQQDWFEPLTAEEKSHTIHLHTDQEHVAEAVADRIRQHLGIPFDKTGK
- a CDS encoding tetratricopeptide repeat protein; protein product: MKVRTTLKTGCMLAALALAGCASGPSGGIYVPIGAEPARAPEPPRTGTAEEEPPVWRKSEQPEVAPVPQEAPRTRSPSYSESGEGLSPAALSLVHDADRLLGQGDTAGAIAQLERAQRISPRSAEVYFKLSEAYVANDQLGAAEQFTLKGLSLAGNNTRLQRAGWLLLADIRRARGNVAGADQAEARAAAL
- a CDS encoding DUF4382 domain-containing protein, which produces MKRSIQLFTVSALAAGIAACGGGDGGQSTSSTGTVSFGVTDAPTTNLSNVTISFTGMSLKPADGDWVEFTFDEPKSLNLLEYQDGLSAPLITDEEVPAGQYSELRLNINVEDSDTDDDSLSDSYVITEDAPDDLKTLAVPSSVLKLKGNFLVAADTTTDFTIDFDVRKSLVDPQGKSLADYLLKPSLRLVSNLQVGSINGEVDYPLIQQTRLDDDQAANDCADNYAGSVYVFEGPDIEPTDINVNSEDVQPLMAVPVSNEDLSGLYTYTAAFLPAGDYTISYSCQLDDNEIDDALDFQGTQNVTVVADTEVQAEPIPLLP
- a CDS encoding pentapeptide repeat-containing protein; the encoded protein is MDDQREHEVHEIRHPLYDLLRSEDMQAFNVEKAKLTELPSFAHGDFRGLDLRGMDARGLDFRHAYFRGTDLRGIDFSKSRMEGASIASAKISGCYFPHRLEADEIVMSLNHGTRMRYTILPK